The following are from one region of the Halosolutus amylolyticus genome:
- a CDS encoding S8 family serine peptidase: MPHDGSSDRDTTPTVYRRTLLTSLSIGGLLGSTGLASATPGRDPGPRKDELVIGFSESVSDVRSAVRSALPSDAEIVRRNERIRYAVVSVPADAPDRARERFVEAVSRVDEVEYVEENATIETIAEPDDPHYDIQHAPQQIDCETAWETTLGDEDVVIAVVDQGIQYDHPAVAETIDDRRGEDVVGSGSDPYPVSDEERHGTHVGAIAAGETDDATGHAGISNCSLLSVRALDESGRGSLSDIADAIAWAADAGADVVNLSLGTGGDYSTLANACEYARDQGCLLVGAAGNGGTDGVAYPAAYESVIGVSAVDADDEITGFSNTGPGIDLAAPGTMLVSAVPWNEYARMSGTSMAAPVVSGVAGLARSAHPDLSGEALREHLQETAVDVGLDADAQGHGRVDAGAAVTTDPYSEGGDESDDEESGGECGDETVTASAAGELSGGWWGESDRYTYSPHTADPCSVTLTLEGPADADFHLYVTLDGRSPTRWDYDDGSADAGASETVTVPLEGDEELGIQVHAESGSGAYTLTVREAGR; the protein is encoded by the coding sequence ATGCCACACGATGGCTCAAGCGATCGGGACACCACTCCGACGGTCTATCGGCGAACGCTCCTGACGTCGCTTTCGATCGGCGGGTTGCTCGGTTCGACGGGACTCGCGAGCGCGACCCCCGGACGCGATCCTGGGCCCCGGAAAGACGAACTCGTAATCGGCTTCTCCGAGTCGGTCTCGGACGTTCGAAGTGCGGTCCGCTCTGCCCTCCCCAGCGACGCCGAGATCGTCCGGCGTAACGAGCGGATCCGCTACGCCGTCGTCTCGGTTCCCGCGGACGCACCCGATCGGGCCCGCGAGCGGTTCGTGGAAGCGGTCTCCCGCGTCGACGAGGTCGAGTACGTCGAGGAGAACGCGACGATCGAGACGATCGCCGAACCGGACGACCCCCACTACGACATCCAGCACGCCCCCCAGCAGATCGACTGCGAAACCGCCTGGGAGACCACGCTCGGCGACGAGGACGTCGTGATCGCCGTGGTCGACCAGGGAATCCAGTACGATCACCCGGCGGTCGCGGAAACGATCGACGATCGGCGCGGCGAGGACGTCGTCGGATCCGGGAGCGATCCCTATCCGGTGAGCGACGAGGAACGGCACGGAACTCACGTCGGGGCGATCGCCGCGGGTGAAACCGACGACGCCACCGGCCACGCGGGCATCAGCAACTGCTCGTTGCTCTCCGTCCGGGCGCTCGACGAGTCCGGTCGCGGCTCGCTGTCCGACATCGCCGACGCGATCGCGTGGGCCGCCGACGCCGGCGCGGACGTCGTCAACCTCTCGCTCGGGACAGGCGGCGACTACTCGACTCTCGCGAACGCGTGCGAGTACGCGCGCGATCAGGGCTGTCTGCTCGTCGGGGCCGCCGGGAACGGAGGGACCGACGGCGTCGCGTATCCGGCGGCGTACGAGAGCGTGATCGGCGTCTCGGCCGTCGACGCGGACGACGAAATTACTGGCTTCTCGAACACGGGGCCCGGGATCGACCTCGCGGCACCGGGGACGATGCTCGTCTCGGCCGTTCCCTGGAACGAGTACGCGCGGATGTCGGGCACCTCGATGGCCGCGCCGGTCGTCTCCGGCGTGGCCGGCCTGGCGCGATCGGCCCATCCCGACCTCTCGGGCGAGGCCCTCCGGGAACACCTCCAGGAGACCGCCGTCGACGTCGGCCTCGACGCCGACGCGCAGGGCCACGGTCGCGTGGACGCCGGTGCCGCGGTGACGACCGACCCGTATTCCGAGGGGGGAGACGAGAGCGACGACGAGGAATCGGGCGGCGAGTGCGGCGACGAAACGGTCACCGCGAGCGCCGCCGGCGAACTCAGCGGCGGCTGGTGGGGCGAAAGCGATCGATACACCTACTCCCCGCACACGGCGGATCCGTGTTCCGTCACGCTCACGCTCGAGGGACCGGCGGACGCCGATTTCCACCTGTACGTGACCCTCGACGGGCGATCGCCGACCCGCTGGGACTACGACGACGGAAGCGCCGACGCCGGCGCCAGCGAGACCGTGACCGTCCCGCTCGAGGGTGACGAGGAACTCGGCATTCAGGTCCACGCCGAGTCCGGAAGCGGTGCGTACACGCTGACGGTCCGGGAAGCGGGCCGGTAG
- a CDS encoding NYN domain-containing protein: MFDRVRARFAPDAEGSLTVGLFVDGPNVFRDEFDVDLDDLRTAARDLGRVGVIRLYLDEHATPGLIQAAEARGFEVVVTSGDVDVKLAVDATALASEGTFDRLAIASRDTDFKPVLEYAGTVGVETVAIAPGSYGRSDALRNAADDAITLGT; the protein is encoded by the coding sequence ATGTTCGACCGCGTTCGTGCCCGTTTCGCACCCGATGCCGAGGGATCGCTGACCGTCGGGTTGTTCGTCGACGGGCCGAACGTCTTCCGCGACGAGTTCGACGTCGACCTCGACGACCTCCGGACGGCGGCGCGGGACCTCGGCCGGGTCGGCGTCATTCGCCTCTACCTCGACGAGCACGCCACGCCCGGACTCATCCAGGCGGCCGAGGCCCGCGGCTTCGAGGTGGTCGTGACCAGCGGCGACGTCGACGTCAAACTCGCCGTCGACGCGACCGCGCTGGCGAGCGAGGGCACGTTCGATCGCCTCGCCATCGCCTCGCGTGACACCGATTTCAAACCCGTCCTCGAGTACGCGGGAACCGTCGGCGTCGAGACCGTCGCGATCGCACCGGGGTCGTACGGCCGATCGGACGCGCTCCGGAACGCGGCCGACGACGCGATCACCCTCGGAACCTGA